One genomic region from Pecten maximus chromosome 5, xPecMax1.1, whole genome shotgun sequence encodes:
- the LOC117327339 gene encoding dentin sialophosphoprotein-like isoform X3: protein MGTSHKYVDPEIANSKDAILKATSSAKRMVGYTVLVGSMGVLAVSGILLGLHFSGNLDKLSDDGEELVDINTGAQVGANTQNHLKEDDISTSNLDSLHGEDELLVSSLSNAGTEPEFYPDSEEEEYEEHETDSHVNSDSSEDNGSEDDNHAEDHSLSSEDDDDYDSEEDDSDDDDTPSDDKDSNEIDSDEQSEDSKDTNSVEYSDDEDSKESDDNSGDDDSKDSGNDSDDDDSKDSDKDDSKDSDYDSDNDDSKGSGNDSGDDNSKDSDDDDSKDSDHDSDDDDSKESGNDSGDDDSKESDYDDSKDSDDDDSKESDNASDRDDSNDDDRKESDNASDSDDSNDSDDDDSKESDNDSDRDDSKDDDSKESDNASDSDDSNDSDDDDSKESDNASDSDNDSKDSDDDDSKDSDDDDSKDSDDDDSKESDDTDSKESDNASDSDDSNDSDDDDSKESDNASDSDDSNDSDDDDSKDSDDDDSKESDNASGDDDSKESDDTDSKESDNASDSDDSNDSDDDDSKESDNASDSDDSNDSDDDDSNDSDDDDSKESDNASDSDNDSKDSDDDDSKESDNASGDDDSKESDDTDSKESDNASDSDDSNGSDDDDSKDSDGDDDDSKDSDNASNDDDSKDSDDDDSKDSDDDDSKESNTASNDDDSKDSDGDDDDSKEGDNASDSDDSNDSDDDDSKDSDDDDSKESDNASNDDDSKDSDDNDSKDSDGDDSKESNNASNDDDSKDSDDDDSKDSDDDDSKESNNASNDDDSKDSDDDDSKDSNDSDSNESDNASDSDDNNDSDDDDSKEGDDDNDSKTSDTASDNDDSKDSDDDDSKESDDDDDDDDDDSKENDNASDDDDNKDSDEDDSKDSDDDSKESDNASDDDDSKDSDDGNSKEGDNASDDDDSKNSNDDGSKNSDNTSDEDDSKNSDNDDSKDSNDDDSKESDNSSDSDDSKDSDDDDSKESDNASDDDDSKESDNASDDDDSKDSDDDDNKERENASDDDDSKDSDDDDSKENENASDNNDSKDSEDNDNKESDNASDDDDSKDSDNASDNNDSKDSDNASDNDDSKDSDNDSSNSDDDDNDNDKSKESKNNDSKDDVSKESNENKEENSKESGDDDIDSDGTDDGESNDDKSNDSDLNDSGDNGSNANDDNHSDSNENTNDDDKKGDLNIDSLLKDLVYGDLDDDDKKSARKYEDGDNKDNGDDYDKFDNDEEKNNNDASLDDMLAGMLSDVLVVKSKDETLNEDSDLLGDDNQDKNDRKGNEDKENDDDVNSDASGENGDDENDDKSDSGENDEDENDNKSERKSSDEDKSENTEDDSNNSDNDDISNQNDNDSAGKDDSEGGYSDGITGDDNDGDNMNEYDSNGDGEQGDINLDGILSDMLSDVFAEGPKVDMVNDESALLSDNFNTGMVVDAGSLTTGNDASLPDNTVNSDMFGDISKVSSMLSLGTNEDQGVLGDSVNDGMSILVSPMNPAVDSMNTWNSIGTMSDVIDDENDNGDTFMDTNNAWNNDNFNGGDNGDDINDNGIYDQNNWDDSNNDDTNEGRYDDNNDFGNNDENNDDGYDIKDDLYDNNDGNNDDGYDNDDNNDDNNDDNNDNNDDNNDDNNDDHDDDDGNNDDHDDDDDGNNDDHDDDDDGNNDEDSDDNNPDEYSDGHNDNNNDDNDDNNDNLDDNDDTNDDTGNNNDNEDDVNNDSPIVEAAELTEEEDDEE, encoded by the exons ATGGGCACTAGTCACAAGTATGTGGATCCAGAGATCGCCAATTCTaag GATGCGATCCTGAAGGCGACATCCAGCGCCAAGAGAATGGTCGGGTACACGGTATTGGTTGGCAGTATGGGTGTACTGGCGGTCAGCGGTATACTCCTCGGGCTTCATTTCAGCGGGAACCTCGACAAACTGAGCGATGATGGAGAAGAACTG GTAGATATCAACACTGGGGCTCAAGTCGGTGCCAACACCCAAAACCATCTAAAAGAAGATGACATTTCGACTTCG AATTTGGATTCGTTACATGGAGAGGATGAATTATTGGTTTCATCACTATCCAACGCTGGCACCGAGCCTGAATTCTACCCAGATTCAGAAGAGGAGGAGTACGAAGAACATGAAACTGACAGCCACGTAAATAGCGATAGTAGTGAAGACAATGGCAGCGAGGATGATAATCACGCCGAAGATCATAGCCTCAGCAGTGAAGACGATGATGACTACGACAGCGAGGAGGATGATAGCGACGATGACGATACTCCCAGTGACGACAAAGACAGCAATGAAATTGATAGTGATGAGCAAAGTGAGGACAGCAAAGACACTAATAGTGTCGAGTATAGTGATGATGAGGATAGTAAAGAAAGTGATGATAACAGTGGCGATGATGACAGCAAAGACAGTGGTAATGACAGTGACGATGATGACAGCAAAGACAGCGACAAAGACGACAGCAAAGACAGCGATTATGACAGCGACAATGATGACAGCAAAGGAAGTGGTAATGACAGTGGCGATGATAACAGCAAAGATAGTGACGATGATGACAGCAAAGACAGCGATCATGACAGCGACGATGATGACAGCAAAGAAAGTGGTAATGACAGTGGCGATGATGACAGCAAAGAAAGTGACTACGATGACAGCAAAGACAGCGACGATGATGACAGCAAAGAAAGTGATAATGCCAGCGACAGAGATGACAGCAACGATGATGACAGAAAAGAAAGTGATAATGCCAGTGACAGTGATGACAGCAACGACAGCGACGATGATGACAGCAAAGAAAGTGATAATGACAGTGACAGAGATGACAGCAAAGATGATGACAGTAAAGAAAGTGATAATGCCAGTGACAGTGATGACAGCAACGACAGCGACGATGATGACAGCAAAGAAAGTGATAATGCCAGTGACAGTGATAATGACAGCAAAGACAGCGACGATGATGACAGCAAAGACAGCGACGATGATGACAGCAAAGACAGCGACGATGATGACAGCAAAGAAAGCGACGATACTGACAGTAAAGAAAGTGATAATGCCAGTGACAGTGATGACAGCAACGACAGCGACGATGATGACAGCAAAGAAAGTGATAATGCCAGTGACAGTGATGACAGCAACGACAGCGACGATGATGACAGCAAAGACAGCGATGATGATGACAGCAAAGAAAGTGATAATGCTAGTGGCGATGATGACAGCAAAGAAAGCGACGATACTGACAGTAAAGAAAGTGATAATGCCAGTGACAGTGATGACAGCAACGACAGCGACGATGATGACAGTAAAGAAAGTGATAATGCCAGTGACAGTGATGACAGCAACGACAGCGACGATGATGACAGCAACGACAGCGATGATGATGATAGCAAAGAAAGTGATAATGCCAGCGACAGTGATAATGACAGCAAAGACAGCGACGATGATGACAGCAAAGAAAGTGATAATGCTAGTGGCGATGATGACAGCAAAGAAAGCGACGATACTGACAGTAAAGAAAGTGATAATGCTAGTGACAGTGATGACAGCAACGGCAGCGACGATGATGACAGCAAAGACAgcgatggtgatgatgatgacagCAAAGATAGTGATAATGCAAGTAACGATGATGACAGCAAAGACAGCGACGATGATGACAGCAAAGATAGCGACGATGATGACAGTAAAGAAAGTAATACTGCTAGTAACGATGATGACAGCAAAGACAgcgatggtgatgatgatgacagCAAAGAAGGTGACAATGCCAGTGACAGTGATGACAGCAACGACAGCGACGATGATGACAGCAAAGACAGCGACGATGATGACAGCAAAGAAAGTGATAATGCAAGTAACGATGATGACAGCAAAGACAGCGACGATAATGACAGCAAAGATAGCGACGGTGATGACAGTAAAGAAAGTAATAATGCAAGTAACGATGATGACAGCAAAGACAGCGACGATGATGACAGCAAAGATAGCGACGATGATGACAGTAAAGAAAGTAATAATGCTAGTAACGATGATGACAGCAAAGACAGCGACGATGATGACAGCAAAGACAGCAACGATAGTGACAGTAACGAAAGTGATAATGCCAGTGATAGTGATGACAACAACGACAGCGACGATGATGACAGCAAAGAGGGTGATGACGATAATGACAGTAAAACAAGTGATACTGCCAGTGACAACGATGATAGCAAAgacagtgatgatgatgacagCAAAGaaagtgatgatgatgatgatgatgatgatgatgatagcAAAGAAAATGATAATGCTAGTGACGATGATGACAACAAAGACAGCGACGAAGACGACAGCAAAGACAGTGACGATGATAGCAAAGAAAGTGATAATGCCAGTGACGACGATGACAGCAAAGACAGCGACGATGGTAACAGCAAAGAAGGTGATAATGCCAGTGACGATGACGACAGCAAAAACAGTAATGATGATGGCAGCAAAAACAGTGATAATACTAGTGACGAAGATGACAGCAAAAACAGCGACAATGATGACAGCAAAGACAGTAATGATGATGACAGCAAAGAAAGTGATAATTCCAGTGACAGTGATGACAGCAAAGACAGTGATGACGATGACAGCAAAGAAAGCGATAATGCCAGTGATGACGATGACAGCAAAGAAAGTGATAATGCCAGTGACGACGATGACAGCAAAGACAGTGATGACGATGACAACAAAGAAAGGGAAAACGCCAGTGACGACGATGACAGCAAAgacagtgatgatgatgacagCAAAGAAAATGAGAATGCTAGTGACAATAATGACAGCAAAGACAGCGAGGATAATGATAATAAAGAAAGTGATAATGCCAGTGACGACGATGACAGCAAAGACAGTGATAATGC CAGTGACAATAATGACAGCAAAGACAGTGATAATGCCAGTGACAATGATGACAGCAAAGACAGTGATAATGACAGCAGTAATAGTGACGATGatgataatgacaatgataAGAGCAAGGAAAGTAAAAATAATGACAGTAAAGATGATGTTAGCAAAGAGAGTAACGAGAACAAGGAGGAAAACAGCAAAGAAAGTGGCGATgatgatattgacagtgatggCACCGACGATGGAGAAAGCAATGATGACAAAAGCAATGATTCCGATCTAAATGACAGTGGTGATAATGGTAGCAATGCAAACGACGATAACCATAGCGATAGCAATGAAAACACAAACGATGATGACAAGAAAGGAGACCTCAACATCGATTCTTTGTTAAAAGATTTAGTGTATGGAGATTTGGATGATGACGATAAGAAATCTGCCCGTAAATACGAAGATGGCGATAATAAAGACAACGGCGACGATTATGACAAATTTGATAACGACGAGGAGAAAAACAATAACGATGCAAGCCTCGACGATATGCTGGCTGGTATGTTAAGTGATGTATTGGTGGTCAAATCAAAAGACGAAACGTTGAATGAAGACAGCGATTTATTAGGCGATGATAACCAAGATAAAAACGATAGGAAGGGAAATGAGGATAAGGAAAACGATGATGATGTCAATAGCGATGCGTCCGGGGAAAATGGCGACGACGAAAATGATGACAAATCTGATTCTGGGGAAAATGATGAAGACgaaaatgataacaaatctGAACGAAAAAGCAGCGATGAAGACAAAAGTGAAAACACTGAAGATGACTCAAATAACAGTGACAACGATGATATAAGTAATCAAAACGATAACGATTCAGCAGGCAAAGATGACAGCGAAGGTGGATATAGTGACGGTATAACCGGCGATGACAACGATGGTGATAACATGAATGAATATGATAGCAATGGCGATGGCGAACAAGGCGATATTAATTTGGACGGTATATTGTCAGATATGCTAAGTGACGTATTCGCGGAAGGGCCAAAGGTCGATATGGTGAATGATGAGAGCGCCTTATTATCAGACAATTTCAACACTGGTATGGTGGTTGATGCTGGTAGCCTTACTACCGGAAATGACGCTAGCCTACCAGACAATACTGTGAACAGCGACATGTTCGGTGATATCTCAAAGGTCAGCTCCATGCTCTCGTTAGGAACAAACGAGGATCAAGGTGTACTAGGCGATAGCGTTAACGACGGTATGTCCATATTAGTGTCGCCAATGAATCCAGCGGTCGATTCAATGAACACGTGGAACTCAATAGGAACAATGTCCGATGTAATAGACGATGAAAACGATAACGGCGATACTTTCATGGACACTAATAACGCATGGAACAACGACAACTTCAATGGTGGCGATAATGGCGATGATATAAATGATAACGGCATTTATGATCAGAATAATTGGGACGACAGTAACAACGACGATACTAACGAAGGTCGCTACGATGATAACAACGACTTCGGTAACAATGATGAAAATAACGATGACGGTTATGATATCAAAGATGATCTTTATGATAACAATGATGGAAATAACGATGACGGTTATGATAACGATGATAACAATGATGACAACaatgatgataataatgataacaatgatgacaacaatgatgacaacaatgatgatcatgatgatgatgatggaaacaatgatgatcatgatgatgatgatgatggaaacaatgatgatcatgatgatgatgatgatggaaaCAATGATGAAGACAGTGATGATAACAACCCTGATGAATATAGTGATGGTCATAACGATAACAATAATGATGACAATGACGATAACAACGATAATTtggatgataatgatgatactAATGATGACACGGGAAACAATAATGACAACGAAGACGATGTTAACAATGATTCCCCTATAGTAGAAGCAGCTGAATTGACAGAGGAGGAGGATGACGAGGAGTAG
- the LOC117327339 gene encoding dentin sialophosphoprotein-like isoform X4 gives MGTSHKYVDPEIANSKDAILKATSSAKRMVGYTVLVGSMGVLAVSGILLGLHFSGNLDKLSDDGEELVDINTGAQVGANTQNHLKEDDISTSNLDSLHGEDELLVSSLSNAGTEPEFYPDSEEEEYEEHETDSHVNSDSSEDNGSEDDNHAEDHSLSSEDDDDYDSEEDDSDDDDTPSDDKDSNEIDSDEQSEDSKDTNSVEYSDDEDSKESDDNSGDDDSKDSGNDSDDDDSKDSDKDDSKDSDYDSDNDDSKGSGNDSGDDNSKDSDDDDSKDSDHDSDDDDSKESGNDSGDDDSKESDYDDSKDSDDDDSKESDNASDRDDSNDDDRKESDNASDSDDSNDSDDDDSKESDNDSDRDDSKDDDSKESDNASDSDDSNDSDDDDSKESDNASDSDNDSKDSDDDDSKDSDDDDSKDSDDDDSKESDDTDSKESDNASDSDDSNDSDDDDSKESDNASDSDDSNDSDDDDSKDSDDDDSKESDNASGDDDSKESDDTDSKESDNASDSDDSNGSDDDDSKDSDGDDDDSKDSDNASNDDDSKDSDDDDSKDSDDDDSKESNTASNDDDSKDSDGDDDDSKEGDNASDSDDSNDSDDDDSKDSDDDDSKESDNASNDDDSKDSDDNDSKDSDGDDSKESNNASNDDDSKDSDDDDSKDSDDDDSKESNNASNDDDSKDSDDDDSKDSNDSDSNESDNASDSDDNNDSDDDDSKEGDDDNDSKTSDTASDNDDSKDSDDDDSKESDDDDDDDDDDSKENDNASDDDDNKDSDEDDSKDSDDDSKESDNASDDDDSKDSDDGNSKEGDNASDDDDSKNSNDDGSKNSDNTSDEDDSKNSDNDDSKDSNDDDSKESDNSSDSDDSKDSDDDDSKESDNASDDDDSKESDNASDDDDSKDSDDDDNKERENASDDDDSKDSDDDDSKENENASDNNDSKDSEDNDNKESDNASDDDDSKDSDNASDEDDSKDSDNDDSKDSDDDDSKESDNDDSKDSDDDDNKNSDNNDSKDSDNASDNDDSKDSDNDSSNSDDDDNDNDKSKESKNNDSKDDVSKESNENKEENSKESGDDDIDSDGTDDGESNDDKSNDSDLNDSGDNGSNANDDNHSDSNENTNDDDKKGDLNIDSLLKDLVYGDLDDDDKKSARKYEDGDNKDNGDDYDKFDNDEEKNNNDASLDDMLAGMLSDVLVVKSKDETLNEDSDLLGDDNQDKNDRKGNEDKENDDDVNSDASGENGDDENDDKSDSGENDEDENDNKSERKSSDEDKSENTEDDSNNSDNDDISNQNDNDSAGKDDSEGGYSDGITGDDNDGDNMNEYDSNGDGEQGDINLDGILSDMLSDVFAEGPKVDMVNDESALLSDNFNTGMVVDAGSLTTGNDASLPDNTVNSDMFGDISKVSSMLSLGTNEDQGVLGDSVNDGMSILVSPMNPAVDSMNTWNSIGTMSDVIDDENDNGDTFMDTNNAWNNDNFNGGDNGDDINDNGIYDQNNWDDSNNDDTNEGRYDDNNDFGNNDENNDDGYDIKDDLYDNNDGNNDDGYDNDDNNDDNNDDNNDNNDDNNDDNNDDHDDDDGNNDDHDDDDDGNNDDHDDDDDGNNDEDSDDNNPDEYSDGHNDNNNDDNDDNNDNLDDNDDTNDDTGNNNDNEDDVNNDSPIVEAAELTEEEDDEE, from the exons ATGGGCACTAGTCACAAGTATGTGGATCCAGAGATCGCCAATTCTaag GATGCGATCCTGAAGGCGACATCCAGCGCCAAGAGAATGGTCGGGTACACGGTATTGGTTGGCAGTATGGGTGTACTGGCGGTCAGCGGTATACTCCTCGGGCTTCATTTCAGCGGGAACCTCGACAAACTGAGCGATGATGGAGAAGAACTG GTAGATATCAACACTGGGGCTCAAGTCGGTGCCAACACCCAAAACCATCTAAAAGAAGATGACATTTCGACTTCG AATTTGGATTCGTTACATGGAGAGGATGAATTATTGGTTTCATCACTATCCAACGCTGGCACCGAGCCTGAATTCTACCCAGATTCAGAAGAGGAGGAGTACGAAGAACATGAAACTGACAGCCACGTAAATAGCGATAGTAGTGAAGACAATGGCAGCGAGGATGATAATCACGCCGAAGATCATAGCCTCAGCAGTGAAGACGATGATGACTACGACAGCGAGGAGGATGATAGCGACGATGACGATACTCCCAGTGACGACAAAGACAGCAATGAAATTGATAGTGATGAGCAAAGTGAGGACAGCAAAGACACTAATAGTGTCGAGTATAGTGATGATGAGGATAGTAAAGAAAGTGATGATAACAGTGGCGATGATGACAGCAAAGACAGTGGTAATGACAGTGACGATGATGACAGCAAAGACAGCGACAAAGACGACAGCAAAGACAGCGATTATGACAGCGACAATGATGACAGCAAAGGAAGTGGTAATGACAGTGGCGATGATAACAGCAAAGATAGTGACGATGATGACAGCAAAGACAGCGATCATGACAGCGACGATGATGACAGCAAAGAAAGTGGTAATGACAGTGGCGATGATGACAGCAAAGAAAGTGACTACGATGACAGCAAAGACAGCGACGATGATGACAGCAAAGAAAGTGATAATGCCAGCGACAGAGATGACAGCAACGATGATGACAGAAAAGAAAGTGATAATGCCAGTGACAGTGATGACAGCAACGACAGCGACGATGATGACAGCAAAGAAAGTGATAATGACAGTGACAGAGATGACAGCAAAGATGATGACAGTAAAGAAAGTGATAATGCCAGTGACAGTGATGACAGCAACGACAGCGACGATGATGACAGCAAAGAAAGTGATAATGCCAGTGACAGTGATAATGACAGCAAAGACAGCGACGATGATGACAGCAAAGACAGCGACGATGATGACAGCAAAGACAGCGACGATGATGACAGCAAAGAAAGCGACGATACTGACAGTAAAGAAAGTGATAATGCCAGTGACAGTGATGACAGCAACGACAGCGACGATGATGACAGCAAAGAAAGTGATAATGCCAGTGACAGTGATGACAGCAACGACAGCGACGATGATGACAGCAAAGACAGCGATGATGATGACAGCAAAGAAA GTGATAATGCTAGTGGCGATGATGACAGCAAAGAAAGCGACGATACTGACAGTAAAGAAAGTGATAATGCTAGTGACAGTGATGACAGCAACGGCAGCGACGATGATGACAGCAAAGACAgcgatggtgatgatgatgacagCAAAGATAGTGATAATGCAAGTAACGATGATGACAGCAAAGACAGCGACGATGATGACAGCAAAGATAGCGACGATGATGACAGTAAAGAAAGTAATACTGCTAGTAACGATGATGACAGCAAAGACAgcgatggtgatgatgatgacagCAAAGAAGGTGACAATGCCAGTGACAGTGATGACAGCAACGACAGCGACGATGATGACAGCAAAGACAGCGACGATGATGACAGCAAAGAAAGTGATAATGCAAGTAACGATGATGACAGCAAAGACAGCGACGATAATGACAGCAAAGATAGCGACGGTGATGACAGTAAAGAAAGTAATAATGCAAGTAACGATGATGACAGCAAAGACAGCGACGATGATGACAGCAAAGATAGCGACGATGATGACAGTAAAGAAAGTAATAATGCTAGTAACGATGATGACAGCAAAGACAGCGACGATGATGACAGCAAAGACAGCAACGATAGTGACAGTAACGAAAGTGATAATGCCAGTGATAGTGATGACAACAACGACAGCGACGATGATGACAGCAAAGAGGGTGATGACGATAATGACAGTAAAACAAGTGATACTGCCAGTGACAACGATGATAGCAAAgacagtgatgatgatgacagCAAAGaaagtgatgatgatgatgatgatgatgatgatgatagcAAAGAAAATGATAATGCTAGTGACGATGATGACAACAAAGACAGCGACGAAGACGACAGCAAAGACAGTGACGATGATAGCAAAGAAAGTGATAATGCCAGTGACGACGATGACAGCAAAGACAGCGACGATGGTAACAGCAAAGAAGGTGATAATGCCAGTGACGATGACGACAGCAAAAACAGTAATGATGATGGCAGCAAAAACAGTGATAATACTAGTGACGAAGATGACAGCAAAAACAGCGACAATGATGACAGCAAAGACAGTAATGATGATGACAGCAAAGAAAGTGATAATTCCAGTGACAGTGATGACAGCAAAGACAGTGATGACGATGACAGCAAAGAAAGCGATAATGCCAGTGATGACGATGACAGCAAAGAAAGTGATAATGCCAGTGACGACGATGACAGCAAAGACAGTGATGACGATGACAACAAAGAAAGGGAAAACGCCAGTGACGACGATGACAGCAAAgacagtgatgatgatgacagCAAAGAAAATGAGAATGCTAGTGACAATAATGACAGCAAAGACAGCGAGGATAATGATAATAAAGAAAGTGATAATGCCAGTGACGACGATGACAGCAAAGACAGTGATAATGCTAGTGACGAAGATGATAGTAAAGACAGCGACAATGATGACAGCAAAgacagtgatgatgatgacagCAAAGAAAGTGATAATGATGACAGCAAAGACAGCGACGATGATGATAACAAAAACAGTGACAATAATGACAGCAAAGACAGTGATAATGCCAGTGACAATGATGACAGCAAAGACAGTGATAATGACAGCAGTAATAGTGACGATGatgataatgacaatgataAGAGCAAGGAAAGTAAAAATAATGACAGTAAAGATGATGTTAGCAAAGAGAGTAACGAGAACAAGGAGGAAAACAGCAAAGAAAGTGGCGATgatgatattgacagtgatggCACCGACGATGGAGAAAGCAATGATGACAAAAGCAATGATTCCGATCTAAATGACAGTGGTGATAATGGTAGCAATGCAAACGACGATAACCATAGCGATAGCAATGAAAACACAAACGATGATGACAAGAAAGGAGACCTCAACATCGATTCTTTGTTAAAAGATTTAGTGTATGGAGATTTGGATGATGACGATAAGAAATCTGCCCGTAAATACGAAGATGGCGATAATAAAGACAACGGCGACGATTATGACAAATTTGATAACGACGAGGAGAAAAACAATAACGATGCAAGCCTCGACGATATGCTGGCTGGTATGTTAAGTGATGTATTGGTGGTCAAATCAAAAGACGAAACGTTGAATGAAGACAGCGATTTATTAGGCGATGATAACCAAGATAAAAACGATAGGAAGGGAAATGAGGATAAGGAAAACGATGATGATGTCAATAGCGATGCGTCCGGGGAAAATGGCGACGACGAAAATGATGACAAATCTGATTCTGGGGAAAATGATGAAGACgaaaatgataacaaatctGAACGAAAAAGCAGCGATGAAGACAAAAGTGAAAACACTGAAGATGACTCAAATAACAGTGACAACGATGATATAAGTAATCAAAACGATAACGATTCAGCAGGCAAAGATGACAGCGAAGGTGGATATAGTGACGGTATAACCGGCGATGACAACGATGGTGATAACATGAATGAATATGATAGCAATGGCGATGGCGAACAAGGCGATATTAATTTGGACGGTATATTGTCAGATATGCTAAGTGACGTATTCGCGGAAGGGCCAAAGGTCGATATGGTGAATGATGAGAGCGCCTTATTATCAGACAATTTCAACACTGGTATGGTGGTTGATGCTGGTAGCCTTACTACCGGAAATGACGCTAGCCTACCAGACAATACTGTGAACAGCGACATGTTCGGTGATATCTCAAAGGTCAGCTCCATGCTCTCGTTAGGAACAAACGAGGATCAAGGTGTACTAGGCGATAGCGTTAACGACGGTATGTCCATATTAGTGTCGCCAATGAATCCAGCGGTCGATTCAATGAACACGTGGAACTCAATAGGAACAATGTCCGATGTAATAGACGATGAAAACGATAACGGCGATACTTTCATGGACACTAATAACGCATGGAACAACGACAACTTCAATGGTGGCGATAATGGCGATGATATAAATGATAACGGCATTTATGATCAGAATAATTGGGACGACAGTAACAACGACGATACTAACGAAGGTCGCTACGATGATAACAACGACTTCGGTAACAATGATGAAAATAACGATGACGGTTATGATATCAAAGATGATCTTTATGATAACAATGATGGAAATAACGATGACGGTTATGATAACGATGATAACAATGATGACAACaatgatgataataatgataacaatgatgacaacaatgatgacaacaatgatgatcatgatgatgatgatggaaacaatgatgatcatgatgatgatgatgatggaaacaatgatgatcatgatgatgatgatgatggaaaCAATGATGAAGACAGTGATGATAACAACCCTGATGAATATAGTGATGGTCATAACGATAACAATAATGATGACAATGACGATAACAACGATAATTtggatgataatgatgatactAATGATGACACGGGAAACAATAATGACAACGAAGACGATGTTAACAATGATTCCCCTATAGTAGAAGCAGCTGAATTGACAGAGGAGGAGGATGACGAGGAGTAG